DNA from Dromaius novaehollandiae isolate bDroNov1 unplaced genomic scaffold, bDroNov1.hap1 HAP1_SCAFFOLD_41, whole genome shotgun sequence:
ctgagatgccctgagATAgttgtgttcccatgtggtgctggatattttggaggcggctcctacgggaccttagcttgtcattaggaaaagtatctcaaaacaagTCAGTTGAgaaaaacctatttccctccactGACTAGCAAGGGAAGTCCCATCAactgggttagacagagacatctgcactgatgaGGTCTGGCCTGGgctgagatcagcctcctccctgttgtcccctaaaatgaagtagcacttcTCTGACTTCCTGCAGGGGATGTAAAGGGaatgtggctagatgttttagggagtCCTTTAATACGTCACAGTAACACAGATATGTTCAGATTTCTGCAAGTTTGGCCATCCAAAATTagacgaagctggtcaccctgctttcctcatcagttgagggagcccgacacctcagagtgtgatatgctctgtgcaaagagtgaggagtggcatggataGCCATGGgcaggggtggttttctgagcaccgGGCTCTGTgtaagacacaaaaatatcttgtttaacggtgcaggcctgattatagcagaaatttttagaaaatgacattaagaatgaaacaagaaagaaattggaaaaaaaagagacttaaaGCAAAGGAATGTGTTGTTATACTTtctagcttttcatttttttgtactCTTATTGTCTTTttggatttgttctgtttcaaaacattagtcttctggggagattatgcattatctttttgtctgaaattgaAAGTCATTTTCAGACCTGGGGCGGGATGCAGTCGCAGGGTCATGGACAAGTGTTGACATTGCAgatgccctggtcccctctgcccagcctccctctgcagctccaagggtctccggtctcccacaggtcccctgtgagagctgccaggcccaggcaggtccctcagagacaccggggcctctccaggtgccactgggtgcttgaggttggacacctgagctctgcctggaaaagtgaagaactgttttcaacattaaaaaaaaaaaaagagagagaccattttcatcatctgaaatgactgaataattttaataaaatgttagtATTTTCctatgatgacataatggaaattttgaggaagggtatgAGATGATGGGTTCTCAAgggaagaaatgttgatctgcccgttgacttgtgttaccactgctctgtctgttacgttgtgcttttaacctcaccaatatTTCACCTATTTCCATGTGCCCTgactaaattgatcatttctaaaatCAACTTTGTgtcagatgatctgggcatatgcactttccatattttcccagtcttcctcctccccttgctctttatcattcagatacttctcaactctccagttgctgctttagcttcagggagtctaaagcttgcgtcatctttcagcagtgtaattgtctcttcaaccagctccttCACTGTATGTCTGtgcagcctttcctatctatttgtgaagaacatttcaaggaaggttgttccttgtagactgtggacctcactggTGGCAACtcggacttgacatacagttgaggagtgcgttttatttcttatgacactaaATCGCGTTCATTTTTCTTTGACCAcagttaagacaaatccttctgtgtctgtttgcagcaggcaagcaggtgggaattggtgcacatgagctgtaacattcaggtacagccttgagtggaaaaaggttagattttaccaagagtgctctaagtccccagtggctgatgagagaaatggcagggctggggaggtggggaagaATCATTTCCATGGATGTCTGCCGTCAAGGATggtgcttttcctacatgtccagacttcattaggagccactctggatcaatatcagttggagaatgtggatattcTACACCCTAACTTGTAagctgaaaaaaagggaaaacttcaaaagcagaaattctttcttttctttttttctgatgctcattgaaatcttcctcttgtacatagactcctgaaacctctccaattaacCACagaagaattgaagagctgaagaaaattacagaaagaggcatggcttcttaggggtttgtgcattttaatgagccctgtggggtatttggtgctgagcccatgaacctccagtgctgagactgaacaaacctttcaagaagttgaagtcagaagcaaatccccaagtttcttggagcattaatgagtcccactgagggccattaccaagaaagcctccccagggtcTGATTAGAGCACAAACTTGAAGGCCCTGACTgtaggtaggcaaaggcaatgtgcaagTGGTTGTGTTGCCAAGTCAACCTCCATGTGTGTGATCAaacagaatggccaagccccacagccagcccctgggtagggtgatgctttcccccacatgttgctcagggctcttccttgGGTGGTGTGAGAGTGGAAgggtgcaatgccgagtgcaggacagtgatatggcacctcctgggctccctgggggtGAGTAGGCACTGAGACCTGGTGCAATAAGGAAAGGACATGTTCTCATAGGGCTCTGTGACAGTGAACAGcgatagccaagaggacaaagacctgcattctgttggaggcttttgaCATTGCCCtcggtcatctccaccacagactgtcctaagCTATCACAAccctgcacctgtttccctgcagcttgtagacacccaacctgcttccacACCTTGCTCTCgttgcaggatctccccacctttactgatgtccctttTCGCTCACTTGCTTTttgttgaaacacaaagccaggggctggtCTGAATTCTGGTCTCTCAGAATCCCTCTgagtgacctgttgcaccacagcacaagtgacatttctttttcctggagtCCAGTCTGTACCTTTcaagctgctctttgtggctgtttccccttctcatgctgtttcccacttcCAGGAAGAGtgccagcatctctgaaaccacccttcaagctgTCACAGGCAACTCCTGTACTGGCCTCAGCTGTAACACTTCACCAGGCTAaggaagcccaggtccttcagcctctccaggCACTTTAGGCCCCTAATCCCATACTGGCAGACTCCTCTGGACCCTCttcagttgctccccattcctccagcactgggcagcccacactgggacacactattctgcatgtggccacaccagtgttGAGTCAAGGTGGGAGTAATAACTCCCCTGATCTGGGTGGTCACGTCCTTCCTAATACAGTCCCATACGCAGCTGGCCTGATTTGTGGTAAGCACgcaccactggctcctatggcatccTTTGCAATGTCCAGGTCCTTCTACTaggggtcactcctctgccagtcagatctcagcctgtcctgatgcacatgTTCTGCCGTGCAGTGCTGGACTGTCCAGGATCTGCACTCTGCtactctccttcctcactccgctcaggatctggaactctactttttcatggtcaccataggcaaggctgccactgcctaatccatccctgatcagttcctccttgtttgaaatttccagatacaagaaagcatcatgagtattgtcccatcatacaccggtgctaagaagttgtccctgatgccctccagaaactgcctggcctgcttgcactctgctgcttgcccttccagttaatgtctgggacatggaaatcaccaccaccaccaccctaagaaccagggcccgtgatccacagacttgttcacattgcttaaaggtgactgcagccaagcactcacgcaaagccttgcttcttccgtggaagagctccacacatctgagctgccccttcacaccaagggcatcccccctcctcattgtccctggctgtctctcctgaagagcttgtaccctccaaggagagccctccagtcatgtgggtgatcccaccacatctcagttcttccaatgatgttgcagtcctgtggcAGCTTGTGCTCTTGGCTGTGCCCTGGGCTGCATGCGTTTGCATATATTTGGGCTACAGGGCTTCAGCTGTGGCAGAGAGAACAGACTGgttggtcatggtgaaacctgttaccaagagccaaggacaccgtgtgtgcagtggccccacttcagagcagagacgtgCTGGCATAGATAATGGGGcactgtaatggtgaaaggaggttcccactaagagaacaaaccctgcagtgcccaaggccagggagaaacagagctgggctgtgcaggaatagCAGGAGAGGATTTTgttgcctgagctgactctgcagcaccgtggggcctgtgacagaggtgaaccaatctccaggaaggacaaggtgccactgaggaAGTCCTTCGTCCTGGGCAgtctgtgatccagccaccctgaggtcatcattagcccattcgctgttcataacatccaggggtgagaagaggttcagggacAGGAGAGCAAGAaagtttgagagtgcagagactagagcagagatcttggtgtgatgtgcctctcatttatgcagcacacttggatgtagatgggatggacttggcctaaaggcagtggtgggatccagttgtttggacacaggtaggaaacccaagatgccctagggcacttgcccagcaccactccaaaggggcatggttttcctgtaggtgccatggtgtatgtgctagagacatgtggttgtgctggacaccccaggcatctgacgtggtcctgcctatggcctatcttatgTCCTTAAATCACCTGCCTGCACTGGattctgttagctttttgggctgtagaggtctgcctgtgtctctgcttcatagtgagtggagctttaGTAGGAGCATTAGGCATCCAGTGTCATTACAGCTGGCCatggaaattccccacctggcccccacctgatgctctagaaggatgtaggtctcacagttgctccaccagagcaagcagacagtggcacatgccttggaccacctctgtctcttcaactgtcaccaggtgtttgtgtgtgggcaagtgactcccaccctccatctccagtgattacagtgggagcttagagAAGGAGCTCACGttcagacacctctgttgtgctcacttcagctgggggaaggggactctcagctcctgtgtgtttgtggagttcatgggagggatgtgaatcccactgcatctcaGGGGCTTCTAACGTAGTGTAAGATCCTTCAATGGACTCATCAGAAtcaaaacctgaaccatgtgtccatcaactcccttcttgtccctgtgtaggtgtcctgcctagttaagaggtGGGAATAGGGACATCCacagtgggacgtttccacctcttgcagataaccatcctctgatgaggcTAACTgtaatgctgcaatcagtcttccttcagtgtttagagagggactatcggtgattattttagtttattgcagtgaacatttcccaggaggagggagcacaggaGACAGAGAAACTCATgccatcagctgggcctctgctcgtgagtggggccaggctcctgggatggagggagctcatggcaacctggcagcactgcccagagacagctgtgtgcaggagcagctcctctgccaagagcagcagggctgcgggcactgcctgctgctgctgacatgagatgagagaaggcagagagaagtgcaaggcagtgtggagtgggaggacagaggagagctgattgtgggagaagtcttcacagcccttgacacggttagtctctggctgtagagtaACGTTACTatggttcctggaggggtcttctgaacccagccattccatgactgataggctttttaaggattgctctccAGCTTCATCTAGGGCataagaggaggagatgcttcagagcagggattctctGCCACACTGTcccagggacagggcatgctgctacCTTTTCCCCGGGaccctgcaggggtgtgaagcctgaGTGTGCATGCAGGTCTgcgcagggctgtaattcagagctgtgtccctgcaccccagggtgctgtgagcccagagcagtgactctgccacctgtgatggtcagcactcagcctgcccagggagctccccacagcacctTGGGGAAAAGCTGTGGGTCGAAGGAGCGACCCCCAAGAGGGCAGGTTCATTCttctgctgagagggtgctgcatgggtcagggctgctcacagctctagctcatgcacaggacatgtccgaggagccttttcaagaggaatatcaagagaagggctacttgaaagagaaggagctttcctttggGTGTCTGcgctttcagttccctaatttttacagagagaatgaaggaaagagttttctgttttgtcaaggaactgggactcacaaaccttcactctgagagattaatagttttgtgagaaacctcagcaagctgCTTCATCCCCACGTTAGCCTAGAGACAGCATcagaatcacctttgtggcctcatAGGACTTTGTGACCTCCTCTTTAGGacgtgcatgcacagagatgcccctggacagtgccctgatcTGGGAGGTtactgtagggcagaactgagcacccagagggtgggatggggtctgtgagcactgattgggaaaagaagctgggacagggaaagagctgccagcagggacagtgcgaggcagcagagatgggcagggaatgagcaGGAACTGCTAACTGAATCGTCATAGCAggatggatttgagcaagtcttggtcagtccctgcaatgcagacagcttcctctgagcaagctgccCCTGTCTTCCCTCCACCCAGCAGaccctctgccctgacagccatggagtccagggcatgagccacctcctctgcaggcagacctccggcagaggagaggggcatttTTCCTGCTATGGGTCCATTTCGTGCTtcctgacaaaggggctgagagtgactgctctgcgatgtcaccgtctgcaaggtggcatgcccagctgggtaaggtgaaggctttcctgagtgcccatctgtctctctctcttcttgcCCCCTTTGGCaccaggatcatgatgttgctcctttttttccctcctgtccgtgctgctcctgttctcctcttgggctccctggggtggggggcggggggttcaggtgcagttcagacactgacactgcgagttgggcaacagaggaaTCTGTATGAAAATGAGGTTCCCCAGCTcccttctaagctgtgcggctccaggaaatgcagtctgtggggctgggaaatgagctgactctcccttaaggagagaccacCTTCAGTCCTCATGGTCCATTGAtggtttccctgtggtgtcctgccaggctggaAGCTGCCCTttagaaaggcactgctgtctcatagcatctctgtgatatctgagagacccatgaagatgctgcagagatgctgagagtatggagatagtggtgggagggtgtaactgggcagctgaaaagagccctgtgtgtccctggctagaaggggagtgtggagacctccctctggtgccctgagaaagggtgagaagtttggagacctgcactgTGAAATGAGACTCCTCTGCTCTcggcagtggctggtttctttttagggtaacatgATCCTTCACTCAAACAGGTGCgagcacaggagagctgggaacaaggctaatagacaggcaagatgtcctcactctgcagtAGGTGACATTGAATCCAATCTTCTCAGGACTCGCAGTAGacatgctgagaatttctgcctttaaggaatactccccaggggtgacaaggacatctcagagaaaataaacactatttaaaaatccTTAAAACTCTGTTCTTCAAGCCTCGTTCTTTATAACTGGGAGTGAAGCTGAAAAGCCTTTCCACGTGACAGGtggattttatttgacagaaatggtgaatgtcagagctagtcacccccattcgcactactgtacagcaggacagactcctctggagTCCATGGGCACATGTCCCTGCTCTTCAGAGCAGCACATTCAGCCAgtggaaagtggagctcaagcaagggagctgcacaaagatcctctcagtaaagagagcaccagtgtggggggttgtatgagaactgcaaaaattgtttgtttttttttttctgcttgaaaagtctctcctaatttctcaatgtcttttcttctttggacagtcccccatgcctggagagagcaaaatggccaacagcagctccctcaacgagtttctcctcctggcatttgccgatgtgcgggagctgcagctcttgcacttctcggtcttcctgggcatctacctggctgccctcctgggcaatggcctcatcatcacagccgtagcctgtgaccaccacctccacacccccatgtactttttcctgctcaacctctccatcctggaccttggcatcatctccaccactgtccccaaatccatggccaattccctgtgggacaccagggccatttcctactcaggatgtgctgctcaagtgTTCCTGTTCGTCTTCTTgttaggaggagagtattctctcctcactgtcatggcctatgaccgctttgttgccatctgcagacccctgcactacgggaccctcctgggcagcagagcttgtgtcaaaatggcagcagctgcctgggtcAGTGGGTttatcaatgctctcctgcacactgctaatacactttcaataccactctgccaaggcaacgctgtggaccagttcttctgtgaaatcccccagatcctcaagctctcctgctcagactcctaccttaGGGAAGCTGGGGTTATTGTAGTTAGTCTTTGTTTAATctttggatgttttgttttcattgtgctgtcctacgtgcagatcttcactgctgtgctgaggatcccctctgagcagggccggcacaaagccttttccatgtgcctcccgcacctggccgtggtctccctgtttgtcagcactgtcatgattgcctacctgaagcccccctccctctcctccccagttctggatctggtggtggctgttctgtactcggtggtgcctccaacaatgaaccctctcatctacagcatgaggaacaaggagctccaagatgccctgaggaaagtgatttcatggacatttttcagcagtggtaaaacTGCCATTTCTCTCCACAGATAACTCCCAGCGTACCCCTTACCAGGACTGAGCATCGTttgttcactttagttttattattactattagtagtagtagtagttgtTATCACGTTGCTGCACAAATGCATGGATTCATCCCA
Protein-coding regions in this window:
- the LOC135326928 gene encoding olfactory receptor 14C36-like produces the protein MANSSSLNEFLLLAFADVRELQLLHFSVFLGIYLAALLGNGLIITAVACDHHLHTPMYFFLLNLSILDLGIISTTVPKSMANSLWDTRAISYSGCAAQVFLFVFLLGGEYSLLTVMAYDRFVAICRPLHYGTLLGSRACVKMAAAAWVSGFINALLHTANTLSIPLCQGNAVDQFFCEIPQILKLSCSDSYLREAGVIVVSLCLIFGCFVFIVLSYVQIFTAVLRIPSEQGRHKAFSMCLPHLAVVSLFVSTVMIAYLKPPSLSSPVLDLVVAVLYSVVPPTMNPLIYSMRNKELQDALRKVISWTFFSSGKTAISLHR